The DNA segment TCTTTTTCTGAAGTATTTTCTGACATCAGATAAAGTCCTCCGCCCAAATGGTCTTCAACTACCCAATATTTTTTCATTCAAACCCCTCTGGGACTTTGATTTCTGGCGTTTTATACTTACTTAGCTTATAGTCGTCAAGTTCTTCAATTTTAGCTTTAAGGTCATGAGCACTTGATTCTTCCTGTTGCAATCTCCGCCATTCAGTAGGGTTATAAAGTTCAGGGTTTCCAGCCTTAGCAACCATCATTGCTACCAAGCTATCTTTATCAAGTTCTTTCTCTTTAACCTTTACTTTTTCAACGTTTCCGTCAGCGTCATATATTGTTTCTGTTTCTTTTAGCGTTCTGACTGTCAGTTTGCTCGCTAAGGCACTTTCGGCTAGTTCTAATAGATTTCCCCTAGCAATGCTTTTAGCTTCGTCATACGCCTTTATATTGTCATCTCGCCACTTTCTAAAAGTTTTAGCCGAACAATGCAAACTGGTGTAGATTTCTCTGTCATTACAGCCTGATTCAATTTTATCAATGATTTGGCTAAAAAGCGGTTCTTCATAC comes from the Leptotrichia sp. OH3620_COT-345 genome and includes:
- a CDS encoding bacteriophage terminase small subunit; the encoded protein is MQTQKGGRPTILPKMYEEPLFSQIIDKIESGCNDREIYTSLHCSAKTFRKWRDDNIKAYDEAKSIARGNLLELAESALASKLTVRTLKETETIYDADGNVEKVKVKEKELDKDSLVAMMVAKAGNPELYNPTEWRRLQQEESSAHDLKAKIEELDDYKLSKYKTPEIKVPEGFE